A genomic stretch from Verrucomicrobiia bacterium includes:
- a CDS encoding FecR domain-containing protein, whose product MLDKTQSNTSLTPGLNISRKIFFAFVPFIFGGMLFAQSPAAPGKGESELLTAEGTVQVMVVGGSGGWQAAHTNSTLHVGDRVRTGARSRATVRLSDLTVLRVNELTTLQIRPPLEPGKQSLLDLHSGSAYFLSREKPPEQEFRTPLTSGAIRGTEFNLAVAEDGRTVVTLIDGQVSLSNTLGQVEMNSGEQGIVDPGKPPVKTAMLEAANIIQWCLYYPGVVDADELPFTDGEKQSLGESLAAYRAGDLVQALAVCPWEGEPGSQAVRIYRAALLLSVGQVEKTEALLRDAQPSPQLTALQQMIAVTKFATGKTVGTPTTASEWVAESYVRQSRNDLKPALIAARMATTNAPNFGFAWERVAELEFSFGHIADAHAALNKALQLSPRNAQALALRGFLLSANNDIREALTWFDRAIAADGGLGNAWLGRGLCLIHEGHEQAGLRDLVVAASSEPTRSLLRSYLGKAFTDVGNDSRAQNELKLARNLDPRDPTSWLYLALLHQQENRVNEAVSDLQTSQKLNDNRSLFRSRLLLDQDRAVGSANLATMYRDLGMTDVSVREASKAVTSDYANDSAHLFLSDAYNDLRDPTQFNLRYETVYFNELLLANILAPLGGGRLSQGVSQQEYSKLFEADGPHFANTSDYRTDGMYHQLASLYGVEDKTAYSLDLDYHHNSGFRINNKLDDVEINATVKQQVTDADTALLLVQYQNYHSGDNFQYYDQNDARPNFRFDEQQEPIVVGAWHHEWAPGIHTLGLVGRLVDQQHFTDSATPQLLGFQTGGVFDPSVPFTTVPLNVDYQNNFEIYSAELNQIMEWDRVSISAGGRYQTGNFHSSDLLGNASPGLAPLFNPNGTASQDAENNSFNRYTGYAYLTVEPIEHLWLTGGAAYDQVSYPNNYRSPPVANGEAFRQQLGPKAALVWSPCDEATFRGIYSRSLGGVSLDESYRLEPTQLAGFPQAFRSLISESLVGSVTAPTYEVIGTALDLKLGTRTYAGIQAQRLGTTIQGQQGLFALADGAPPVVPLNTPQYFDYKEYSLGLNLNQLISDNFVVGLSYKLTQADERDFLGNVPAAVLANDQTTKSHLHNLTGYLLYNSRSGFFAKSETQWYEQENFGFTPVEPGDEFFQQNFYAGYRFLDRRVELTLALLNVTGQNYHLSPLTVYQELPRKRVFEARLNFVF is encoded by the coding sequence TTGTTAGACAAAACGCAGAGTAACACGTCCCTCACGCCCGGTTTGAATATTAGCCGAAAAATTTTCTTTGCGTTCGTGCCGTTTATTTTCGGCGGGATGCTTTTTGCCCAATCCCCCGCCGCGCCGGGAAAAGGCGAATCCGAATTGCTCACCGCCGAGGGCACGGTGCAAGTGATGGTGGTCGGCGGAAGCGGTGGATGGCAGGCGGCGCATACCAATTCCACCTTGCACGTCGGTGATCGCGTGCGCACCGGCGCCCGCAGCCGCGCGACGGTTCGCCTGTCCGATCTCACAGTGCTGCGCGTGAACGAATTGACTACGCTGCAAATCCGTCCGCCGCTGGAGCCCGGCAAACAATCGCTGCTCGATCTTCATTCCGGCTCCGCTTATTTCCTCAGCCGCGAAAAACCGCCGGAACAGGAATTTCGCACGCCGCTGACTTCGGGAGCCATTCGCGGCACGGAATTCAATCTGGCCGTCGCGGAAGATGGCCGCACGGTGGTGACGTTGATTGATGGACAGGTGAGCTTGAGCAACACGCTCGGCCAGGTCGAAATGAATTCGGGCGAGCAAGGCATCGTGGATCCCGGCAAACCGCCGGTGAAAACCGCGATGCTTGAAGCCGCGAACATCATTCAATGGTGTCTCTATTATCCCGGCGTGGTGGATGCGGATGAGTTGCCGTTCACCGACGGCGAGAAGCAATCGCTCGGCGAATCGCTGGCGGCGTATCGCGCGGGTGATTTGGTGCAGGCGCTGGCGGTGTGTCCGTGGGAAGGCGAACCGGGTTCACAGGCGGTTCGCATTTATCGCGCGGCGCTTTTGTTGAGCGTGGGGCAAGTTGAAAAAACGGAAGCACTATTGCGCGACGCGCAGCCTTCACCGCAACTGACGGCGTTGCAACAGATGATTGCGGTGACGAAATTTGCGACCGGAAAAACCGTGGGTACGCCGACGACGGCCTCGGAGTGGGTGGCGGAATCGTACGTGCGGCAATCGCGCAATGATTTGAAACCGGCGCTTATCGCGGCGCGCATGGCGACCACGAATGCGCCGAATTTTGGTTTCGCCTGGGAACGCGTGGCGGAATTGGAATTCAGTTTCGGGCACATCGCCGACGCGCACGCCGCATTGAATAAAGCGTTGCAACTTTCGCCGCGCAATGCGCAGGCGCTGGCGTTGCGCGGATTTTTATTGAGCGCGAACAATGATATTCGCGAGGCGTTGACGTGGTTCGACCGCGCGATTGCCGCGGACGGCGGCCTGGGCAATGCGTGGCTGGGGCGCGGGCTGTGTTTGATTCACGAAGGGCACGAGCAGGCGGGCTTGCGGGATTTGGTGGTGGCGGCTTCGAGCGAGCCGACGCGCAGTTTGTTGCGCAGTTATCTCGGCAAGGCATTCACGGATGTCGGCAACGATTCGCGCGCGCAAAATGAATTGAAACTGGCGCGCAATCTCGACCCGCGCGACCCGACCTCGTGGCTTTACCTCGCGCTGTTGCATCAGCAGGAAAATCGCGTGAACGAAGCCGTCAGCGATCTTCAGACTTCGCAGAAGCTCAATGACAATCGCAGCCTGTTTCGGTCGCGCCTGTTGCTCGACCAGGATCGCGCGGTCGGCAGCGCGAATCTCGCGACGATGTATCGCGACCTCGGCATGACGGATGTCAGCGTGCGCGAAGCCTCGAAGGCGGTGACCAGCGATTACGCGAACGATTCCGCGCATCTGTTTCTCTCCGACGCCTACAACGACTTGCGCGATCCGACGCAATTCAACCTGCGCTACGAGACGGTTTATTTTAACGAATTGCTGCTGGCGAACATTCTCGCGCCGCTGGGCGGCGGGCGGCTTTCGCAGGGTGTTTCGCAACAGGAATATTCGAAATTATTTGAAGCCGACGGTCCGCACTTCGCGAACACCTCGGACTATCGCACGGATGGAATGTATCATCAGCTTGCCTCGCTCTACGGCGTGGAAGACAAAACCGCTTACTCGCTGGATTTGGATTACCATCACAACAGCGGTTTTCGCATCAACAACAAACTCGACGACGTGGAGATCAACGCGACCGTCAAACAGCAAGTGACGGACGCCGATACCGCGCTGCTGCTGGTGCAATACCAGAATTATCATTCGGGCGATAATTTTCAGTATTACGACCAGAACGACGCGCGGCCGAATTTCCGTTTCGACGAGCAACAGGAGCCGATAGTCGTGGGCGCGTGGCATCATGAATGGGCGCCGGGAATTCACACGCTGGGATTGGTTGGGCGGCTGGTGGACCAACAGCACTTTACCGATTCGGCGACGCCGCAACTGTTGGGATTCCAGACGGGTGGCGTCTTTGACCCCAGCGTGCCGTTTACGACCGTGCCGCTGAATGTGGATTATCAAAATAACTTCGAGATTTATTCCGCGGAGTTGAATCAGATCATGGAGTGGGACCGAGTTTCGATTTCAGCGGGCGGCCGTTATCAGACGGGAAATTTTCACAGCAGCGATCTTTTGGGAAATGCGTCGCCGGGACTCGCGCCGTTGTTCAATCCCAATGGCACGGCCTCACAGGACGCGGAGAACAACAGCTTCAATCGCTACACGGGTTACGCGTATCTGACAGTTGAGCCGATTGAACATCTTTGGCTGACGGGCGGCGCGGCGTACGATCAGGTGTCGTATCCGAATAATTATCGTTCGCCGCCGGTGGCAAATGGCGAAGCGTTCCGCCAGCAACTGGGGCCAAAAGCGGCGCTGGTCTGGAGCCCGTGCGACGAGGCGACGTTCCGCGGGATTTATTCGCGCTCGCTCGGCGGCGTGAGCCTCGACGAAAGTTACCGGCTTGAGCCGACGCAACTCGCGGGATTTCCGCAGGCGTTTCGCAGTTTGATTTCGGAATCGCTGGTCGGGTCGGTGACCGCGCCGACTTATGAGGTGATCGGGACGGCGCTGGATTTGAAATTGGGCACGCGCACCTACGCGGGCATCCAGGCGCAGCGATTGGGCACGACGATTCAAGGCCAGCAGGGACTTTTCGCGCTGGCCGACGGCGCCCCGCCGGTGGTTCCGCTGAACACGCCGCAATATTTTGACTACAAGGAATATTCGCTCGGATTGAATCTGAACCAGTTGATCAGTGATAATTTCGTAGTGGGCTTGAGTTACAAACTGACCCAGGCGGACGAGCGCGATTTCCTGGGGAATGTTCCCGCCGCTGTCCTGGCCAACGACCAGACAACCAAATCGCATCTCCACAACCTCACCGGGTATCTCCTTTACAACAGCCGCTCGGGATTTTTTGCGAAGTCGGAGACGCAATGGTATGAGCAGGAAAATTTTGGTTTCACCCCGGTTGAACCGGGCGACGAATTCTTCCAGCAAAATTTTTACGCGGGTTATCGCTTCCTGGATCGCCGGGTGGAACTGACGCTCGCGCTGCTCAATGTGACCGGGCAGAATTATCATCTGAGCCCGCTAACAGTTTACCAGGAATTGCCGCGCAAACGCGTCTTCGAGGCGCGATTGAATTTTGTGTTTTGA